The proteins below are encoded in one region of Pseudonocardia sp. DSM 110487:
- a CDS encoding DUF4158 domain-containing protein: protein MTWAGEVTNSDESLLGWVLALKCFQRMGRFPRDEEIPELVVDRLRRGLGLDAGVWEGSVMSERGNHVCGVVDGGSCVRTGRRRCCAGSRPKYAGDRQPVILS, encoded by the coding sequence ATCACCTGGGCCGGCGAGGTCACGAACTCAGACGAATCATTGCTGGGCTGGGTGCTGGCGCTGAAGTGCTTCCAGCGGATGGGCCGGTTTCCACGGGACGAGGAAATCCCGGAGCTGGTTGTCGATCGCCTTCGCCGCGGGCTGGGTTTGGACGCGGGCGTTTGGGAAGGGTCTGTCATGTCTGAGCGCGGCAACCATGTGTGCGGTGTGGTCGACGGCGGATCGTGCGTCCGGACCGGGCGACGTCGGTGCTGTGCGGGGAGTCGGCCAAAATACGCCGGAGACCGGCAACCAGTGATCTTGAGTTGA
- a CDS encoding dihydrofolate reductase family protein, whose product MGKVVMYASVSVDGFVADENDQPGPLFDWLTSGDVPLDESGVVKVSQTSYDYTRTYWDQIGATIAGRHVFDMTDGWDGKPPGGVDHVVVVTHRPEPEGWDPEAPFHFVDGVEAAVAKAQELAGDRLVEVAAGDVGGQVLAAGLVDEVRMDVVPVVFGSGKRYFGSVHAQHLLEDPDVVIQGNRVLHMRYRVRR is encoded by the coding sequence GTGGGCAAGGTGGTCATGTACGCCTCGGTGTCGGTGGACGGTTTCGTCGCGGATGAGAATGATCAGCCCGGACCGCTGTTCGATTGGTTGACCAGCGGTGACGTCCCGTTGGACGAGAGCGGCGTAGTGAAGGTGTCGCAGACGTCCTACGACTACACCCGCACCTACTGGGACCAGATCGGGGCGACAATCGCCGGGCGCCACGTCTTCGACATGACGGACGGCTGGGACGGGAAGCCGCCGGGCGGGGTCGACCACGTGGTCGTCGTGACGCACCGGCCGGAGCCCGAGGGCTGGGACCCCGAGGCGCCGTTTCACTTCGTCGACGGCGTCGAGGCAGCCGTGGCCAAGGCGCAGGAGCTTGCGGGTGACCGCCTGGTCGAGGTCGCCGCCGGCGACGTCGGCGGCCAGGTGCTTGCCGCGGGCCTGGTCGACGAGGTGCGCATGGACGTCGTACCCGTCGTGTTCGGGTCCGGCAAGCGCTACTTCGGGTCAGTCCACGCGCAGCATCTGTTGGAGGATCCTGACGTGGTGATTCAGGGCAACCGGGTGCTTCACATGCGCTATCGGGTGCGCCGTTGA
- a CDS encoding DUF262 domain-containing protein, with the protein MAEHGEILRRFEKAQNALVLQASDLSLETIAAMVDSESIDVTPQFQRRERWDSLKQSALIESFLLNIPVPPVYLSEDEFGSYSVIDGKQRITSVQKFMRNALPLKSLERFPELEGLRFRDMPSALKNALTVRPYIRAITILNQSDKATKYEVFHRLNSGGEPLNPQEIRNVIYRGVVNDAIVKASNEPFLRTKLKIKDGRSSAYQKMADVEYVLRFLTLRATGFRAFGGDFRFAMDKFMEDTAEATIDQTEEFESAFRFALHSCERIWGDAAFKRPEKSSWRDQTLAGMYDAQMLAVDQLSKSVIDKAVVSRDLVVARTRALFDDAEFEDSVRVATNTPAKLIYRVNSVRDLLETI; encoded by the coding sequence ATGGCCGAGCACGGTGAGATACTGAGACGATTCGAGAAGGCGCAGAATGCGCTTGTACTACAGGCATCAGACCTATCGCTAGAGACTATCGCCGCAATGGTTGATTCGGAGTCAATTGACGTCACTCCTCAGTTTCAGCGCCGTGAACGTTGGGACAGCCTGAAGCAGTCCGCCCTAATTGAGTCCTTCTTGCTGAACATTCCAGTCCCACCTGTCTATTTGTCGGAAGATGAATTTGGCAGCTACTCTGTCATTGACGGGAAGCAGCGAATCACCTCGGTGCAGAAGTTCATGCGGAATGCGCTACCGCTCAAGTCTCTAGAGCGTTTTCCAGAGCTTGAGGGCTTGAGATTTCGCGATATGCCCTCAGCGCTAAAGAATGCCTTGACTGTTCGCCCGTACATCCGAGCAATTACTATCCTAAATCAGTCAGACAAGGCAACTAAGTATGAGGTGTTCCATCGCCTCAACTCCGGAGGCGAGCCACTCAACCCTCAGGAGATCCGCAATGTGATCTACCGAGGGGTAGTCAATGACGCGATTGTCAAAGCCTCGAACGAGCCCTTCTTGCGCACTAAGCTGAAGATTAAGGACGGCCGCTCGTCTGCTTATCAGAAGATGGCTGATGTAGAGTACGTGCTTCGGTTCTTGACTCTTCGTGCAACGGGATTTCGGGCATTCGGTGGTGACTTCCGGTTCGCGATGGACAAGTTTATGGAGGACACTGCTGAGGCAACAATTGATCAGACTGAGGAATTCGAGAGCGCATTCCGCTTCGCATTGCATTCCTGTGAGAGGATCTGGGGGGATGCAGCCTTTAAGCGGCCGGAGAAGTCCTCCTGGCGTGACCAAACCCTTGCAGGGATGTACGACGCCCAGATGCTTGCAGTGGATCAGCTAAGTAAGTCAGTTATCGATAAAGCGGTTGTATCGAGAGATCTTGTAGTCGCGAGAACGAGGGCACTCTTCGACGACGCGGAGTTCGAAGACTCGGTTCGAGTTGCGACGAACACGCCAGCAAAGCTGATATACCGGGTTAACTCGGTAAGGGATCTGTTGGAGACGATCTAG